Proteins encoded by one window of Pseudonocardia alni:
- the lysS gene encoding lysine--tRNA ligase: protein MRVRRAKRAELIAAGTDPYPVEVPRTHSLRQVRDAHPDLPADTATGETVAVAGRVIFVRNTGKLCFATLREGDGTELQAMLSLDRVGAEALAGWKSVVDMGDFVAVRGEVITSRRGELSVMVDEWSVAAKSVRPLPTAHKELSEENRVRQRYVDLILRPQARETVRARSTVLRTVRESLTGRDFIEVETPMLQNLHGGATARPFVTHANALDSDLYLRIAPELFLKRCVVGGIERVFELNRVFRNEGIDSTHSPEFAMLEAYQAYATYDDMAVLTRELIQSSAQALFGSTTVRHHDGTEHDLGGEWRSVTIYGSVSEAVGRDVTPDTELSELQRIAHAHDVDITDYPTAAQIVLELFEKLVEHTLHEPTFVRDFPVEVRPLTRAHRDDPRLSESWDLIVFGVELATAYSELVDPVEQRERLHAQSLKAAAGDPEAMQLDEDFLRAMEYGMPPTGGMGMGIDRLLMTLTGLGIRETILFPLVRGES from the coding sequence ATGCGGGTGCGCCGGGCCAAGCGCGCGGAGCTGATCGCCGCGGGCACCGACCCGTACCCCGTCGAGGTCCCCCGCACGCACTCGCTGCGCCAGGTCCGCGACGCCCACCCGGACCTGCCCGCGGACACCGCGACGGGCGAGACCGTCGCCGTCGCCGGCCGGGTGATCTTCGTGCGGAACACCGGCAAGCTGTGCTTCGCGACGCTGCGCGAGGGCGACGGCACCGAGCTGCAGGCCATGCTCTCGCTCGACCGGGTCGGGGCCGAGGCGCTGGCCGGCTGGAAGTCCGTCGTCGACATGGGTGACTTCGTCGCGGTGCGCGGTGAGGTCATCACCTCGCGACGGGGCGAGCTCTCGGTGATGGTCGACGAGTGGTCGGTCGCCGCGAAGTCGGTCCGGCCGCTGCCGACCGCGCACAAGGAGCTCTCGGAGGAGAACCGGGTCCGGCAGCGCTACGTCGACCTCATCCTGCGCCCGCAGGCCCGCGAGACCGTGCGCGCGCGGTCCACCGTGCTGCGGACCGTCCGCGAGTCGCTCACCGGCCGCGACTTCATCGAGGTCGAGACGCCGATGCTGCAGAACCTGCACGGCGGTGCCACTGCGCGTCCGTTCGTGACGCACGCGAACGCACTCGACTCCGATCTGTATCTGCGGATCGCACCGGAGCTGTTCCTGAAGCGTTGCGTGGTCGGTGGTATCGAGCGCGTCTTCGAGCTGAACCGGGTGTTCCGGAACGAGGGCATCGACTCCACGCATTCCCCGGAGTTCGCGATGCTGGAGGCCTACCAGGCCTACGCGACCTACGACGACATGGCGGTCCTGACCCGGGAGCTGATCCAGTCCTCGGCGCAGGCGCTGTTCGGTTCCACCACGGTGCGCCACCACGACGGCACCGAGCACGATCTCGGTGGCGAGTGGCGATCGGTGACCATCTACGGATCGGTGTCCGAGGCCGTCGGGCGGGACGTGACGCCGGACACGGAACTGTCGGAACTGCAGCGGATCGCGCACGCCCACGACGTCGACATCACCGATTACCCGACGGCCGCACAGATCGTGCTGGAGTTGTTCGAGAAGCTGGTCGAGCACACCCTGCACGAGCCGACCTTCGTGCGCGACTTCCCGGTCGAGGTGCGGCCGCTGACCCGTGCGCACCGCGACGACCCGCGGCTGTCGGAGTCCTGGGACCTCATCGTCTTCGGCGTGGAGCTGGCCACGGCCTACTCCGAGCTGGTGGACCCGGTCGAGCAGCGGGAACGCCTGCACGCCCAGTCGCTCAAGGCCGCGGCGGGCGACCCGGAGGCCATGCAGCTCGACGAGGACTTCCTGCGCGCCATGGAGTACGGCATGCCGCCCACCGGTGGGATGGGAATGGGTATCGACCGTCTCCTGATGACCCTGACCGGCCTCGGAATCCGCGAGACGATCCTGTTCCCGCTGGTCCGCGGCGAGTCCTGA
- a CDS encoding helix-turn-helix domain-containing protein has protein sequence MAAQHADRRVYEQARDAVLGGSPGARGAGVRPEVRASWARSLAAAVDPERARPPHDYDRAELTDRRAAHPLASVLPVLRDTLTDAAEQARHMMIVTDGKGRILWREGARAVLTRAERVDLVEGTRWSEDTVGTNAMGTALAGAAPVRIHSAEHLVSAYHPWTCAAAPVRDPATGRVVGTVDVTGPEESFHPTTLALVTAAARLAEHRLLAIAEAHDRRLREEYWPHLTRLSGTPGALLSAHGRVLAASPGSEFPERIALPDGGDRVVVDGVAVGGVPLGGGPVAGVLEPLGEGWLLRLPPGGPVRTALTLPLLGARTPVVARRDGRPVRLGLRHAEVLALLALHPEGLTADQLAAALYGDGGRAITVRAEVHRLRRAVGEDTVRTQPYRLVADVDADFLRLRAALREGRVRDAAAEAARGPLLPTSDAPEIRRAREQLAVAVRSALLRADDPDALWTLVRAGRGDGTDDEELRHRLRALLPSSDPRHDELR, from the coding sequence GTGGCAGCGCAGCACGCGGATCGCCGGGTGTACGAGCAGGCACGGGACGCCGTGCTCGGCGGCTCCCCCGGTGCGCGCGGCGCCGGGGTCCGGCCCGAGGTCCGCGCCTCCTGGGCCCGCTCGCTGGCCGCGGCGGTCGACCCGGAACGCGCCCGTCCCCCGCACGACTACGACCGCGCCGAGCTCACCGACCGGCGGGCGGCGCACCCCCTCGCGTCCGTGCTGCCGGTGCTGCGCGACACGCTGACCGACGCCGCCGAGCAGGCCCGGCACATGATGATCGTGACCGACGGGAAGGGCCGGATCCTGTGGCGCGAGGGCGCCCGCGCGGTGCTGACCCGGGCCGAGCGGGTCGACCTGGTGGAGGGCACCCGGTGGAGCGAGGACACCGTCGGGACCAACGCGATGGGCACCGCGCTGGCCGGCGCCGCGCCGGTCCGCATCCACTCCGCCGAGCACCTGGTCAGCGCCTACCACCCGTGGACCTGCGCGGCCGCCCCGGTGCGCGACCCGGCGACCGGACGCGTGGTGGGCACCGTCGACGTCACCGGGCCGGAGGAGAGCTTCCACCCGACGACGCTGGCGCTGGTCACCGCGGCCGCGCGGCTGGCCGAGCACCGGCTGCTGGCCATCGCCGAGGCCCATGACCGGCGGCTGCGCGAGGAGTACTGGCCGCACCTGACCCGGCTCAGCGGCACCCCGGGCGCGCTGTTGTCCGCGCACGGGCGGGTGTTGGCCGCGTCGCCGGGCAGCGAGTTCCCGGAGCGGATCGCCCTGCCCGACGGCGGGGACCGGGTCGTCGTCGACGGCGTCGCGGTCGGCGGGGTGCCGCTGGGCGGCGGCCCCGTCGCCGGGGTGCTGGAGCCGCTCGGCGAGGGCTGGCTGCTGCGGCTGCCCCCGGGCGGACCCGTCCGGACGGCCCTGACGCTGCCGCTGCTCGGGGCGCGTACCCCCGTCGTCGCCCGCCGGGACGGGCGCCCGGTGCGCCTGGGCCTGCGGCACGCCGAGGTCCTCGCGCTGCTGGCGCTGCACCCGGAGGGGCTGACCGCCGACCAGCTCGCCGCCGCCCTCTACGGCGACGGCGGTCGCGCCATCACCGTGCGCGCCGAGGTGCACCGGCTGCGCCGGGCCGTCGGCGAGGACACCGTCCGGACCCAGCCCTACCGGCTCGTCGCCGACGTCGACGCCGACTTCCTCCGGCTGCGCGCGGCGCTGCGGGAGGGTCGGGTCCGCGACGCCGCGGCCGAGGCCGCCCGTGGGCCGCTGCTGCCGACCTCCGACGCACCGGAGATCCGCCGGGCCCGCGAGCAGCTCGCCGTCGCCGTCCGGTCGGCGCTGCTGCGGGCCGACGACCCGGACGCGCTGTGGACCCTGGTCCGGGCCGGCCGGGGCGACGGCACCGACGACGAGGAGCTGCGCCACCGGCTGCGAGCGCTGCTGCCGTCGTCGGACCCGCGGCACGACGAGCTCCGCTGA
- the panD gene encoding aspartate 1-decarboxylase — protein sequence MNRTMMKSKIHRATVTQADLHYVGSVTVDADLMAAADLLEGEQVSIVDITNGARLETYVITGEPGSGVIGINGAAAHLVHPGDLVILISYGSYDEAELRDYSPRVVFVDADNRIADLGADPGHAPEGSGLLTSAAR from the coding sequence GTGAACCGCACGATGATGAAGTCCAAGATCCACCGCGCCACCGTGACGCAGGCCGACCTGCACTACGTCGGCTCGGTCACCGTCGACGCCGACCTGATGGCGGCCGCCGACCTGCTCGAGGGCGAGCAGGTCAGCATCGTCGACATCACCAACGGCGCCCGCCTGGAGACCTACGTGATCACCGGCGAGCCCGGCTCCGGGGTGATCGGCATCAACGGCGCCGCCGCGCACCTGGTGCACCCCGGTGACCTGGTCATCCTGATCTCCTACGGCTCCTACGACGAGGCCGAGCTGCGCGACTACAGCCCGCGCGTCGTCTTCGTCGACGCCGACAACCGGATCGCCGACCTGGGCGCCGACCCGGGGCACGCCCCGGAGGGTTCGGGCCTGCTGACCAGCGCGGCCCGCTGA
- a CDS encoding YihY/virulence factor BrkB family protein, with translation MSSVRPVPETRLMTGEELSADDAAHTLRRYGLGHLLSAGFLRFRYGDGFSHARAFGLQLALAAVPLIIAGVGLSAAAGAEGASEVVARTVLALSPGTSDELVAEAVRGAGAGEADPDDPGEQAERDDTPTGERGELVLALGLLTAFAAATSAFAQLERGANRIYGTERDRPALAKYARAAALTATAGVAMATGLLLIVAGEPFGDAVREVYRWGAVAETVWDVVRWPVGLALLVVAVTVLLRFAPRRRQPGLSWLGAGAAVTVLLWLVASGLLGLYVAVADTFGETYGPLTAVMALLIWANISGVALLAGVALSAQLEAVRAGEEDPRLPDSDDDGIPDHTDPD, from the coding sequence ATGAGCTCGGTGCGCCCGGTCCCCGAGACCCGGCTGATGACCGGCGAGGAGCTCTCCGCCGACGACGCCGCCCACACGCTGCGCCGCTACGGCCTCGGGCACCTGCTGTCCGCGGGCTTCCTGCGCTTCCGCTACGGCGACGGCTTCTCCCACGCCCGCGCGTTCGGCCTGCAGCTGGCGCTCGCCGCCGTCCCGCTGATCATCGCCGGGGTCGGGCTGTCCGCCGCGGCGGGCGCCGAGGGCGCCTCGGAGGTCGTCGCCCGCACGGTGCTGGCGCTGTCCCCCGGGACCAGCGACGAGCTGGTCGCCGAGGCCGTCCGCGGTGCCGGAGCGGGGGAGGCCGACCCGGATGACCCCGGTGAGCAGGCCGAGCGTGACGACACCCCCACCGGGGAACGCGGTGAGCTGGTCCTCGCGCTCGGCCTGCTCACCGCGTTCGCCGCGGCGACCTCGGCGTTCGCGCAGCTGGAGCGGGGCGCGAACCGGATCTACGGCACCGAGCGGGACCGGCCCGCGCTCGCCAAGTACGCGCGTGCCGCGGCGCTGACCGCCACCGCGGGCGTCGCCATGGCGACCGGGCTGCTGCTGATCGTGGCGGGGGAGCCGTTCGGGGACGCGGTGCGCGAGGTGTACCGGTGGGGTGCGGTCGCCGAGACGGTGTGGGACGTCGTGCGCTGGCCGGTCGGGCTCGCGCTGCTCGTCGTCGCGGTGACGGTGCTGCTGCGGTTCGCGCCGCGCCGTCGCCAGCCGGGACTGTCCTGGCTGGGCGCCGGGGCCGCGGTCACGGTGCTGCTGTGGCTGGTCGCGTCCGGACTGCTGGGTCTCTACGTCGCCGTCGCGGACACCTTCGGTGAGACCTACGGGCCGCTGACGGCGGTGATGGCCCTGCTGATCTGGGCGAACATCAGCGGGGTCGCGTTGCTGGCCGGGGTGGCGCTGTCCGCGCAGCTGGAGGCGGTGCGTGCCGGTGAGGAGGACCCGCGGCTGCCCGACTCCGACGACGACGGCATCCCCGACCACACCGACCCGGACTGA
- a CDS encoding class I SAM-dependent methyltransferase, with product MPDDEVDRGRTFGDVARAYDDHRPAYPDAAVDAALAGTPERPRVLDLGAGTGKLTRVLTARGLDVVAVEPDPAMLAVLRERSPGVEARTGSAERIPLPDGHVDAVLVGQALHWFDLDRAAPEMARVLRPGGVLAGLWNGGDDDVAWIREFGELTVRGRRVPDNPAGGGDATPHPGSPWFVDDGEDRVTWDRPTTVDEHLADIATHSWALRSAPQDRDAVSAAAREFLTGRVADADGRFTMPMRTIVRRSRKL from the coding sequence GTGCCCGACGACGAGGTGGACCGCGGCCGCACGTTCGGTGACGTCGCACGCGCCTACGACGACCACCGCCCCGCCTACCCCGACGCCGCCGTCGACGCGGCGCTGGCCGGGACCCCGGAACGGCCCCGCGTGCTCGACCTGGGCGCGGGGACCGGGAAGCTGACGCGCGTCCTGACCGCCCGCGGGCTCGACGTCGTCGCGGTGGAGCCGGACCCGGCGATGCTCGCGGTGCTGCGCGAGCGCTCCCCCGGCGTCGAGGCCCGGACCGGGTCCGCGGAACGCATCCCGCTGCCCGACGGCCACGTCGATGCCGTCCTGGTCGGGCAGGCGCTGCACTGGTTCGACCTCGACCGGGCCGCCCCGGAGATGGCGCGGGTGCTGCGGCCCGGCGGGGTGCTGGCCGGGCTGTGGAACGGCGGGGACGACGACGTCGCCTGGATCCGCGAGTTCGGCGAGCTCACCGTGCGCGGTCGGCGGGTGCCCGACAACCCGGCCGGTGGCGGCGACGCGACGCCGCACCCGGGCTCCCCCTGGTTCGTCGACGACGGGGAGGACCGCGTCACCTGGGACCGCCCGACCACCGTCGACGAGCACCTCGCCGACATCGCCACGCACTCCTGGGCGCTGCGGAGCGCCCCGCAGGACCGGGACGCGGTGTCCGCCGCCGCCCGGGAGTTCCTGACCGGGCGGGTCGCCGACGCCGACGGCCGCTTCACCATGCCGATGCGCACGATCGTGCGGCGGTCCCGCAAGCTCTGA
- a CDS encoding type III pantothenate kinase produces MLLCIDVGNTHVSLGLYPDTGTGAEALDPEPERRWRLRTDTSATADELDLTVTGMLGAHFPEVTAVAALSTVPGPSRELRTLLSRWSDRMRTLVVGPGVRTGVPLLVDHPREVGADRVVNSLAAHHLFGTTCVCVDLGTCTNIDVVTAKGEFLGGALAPGIDIAMQALAERASSLRPVDLVEPRSVIGRTTVEAVQAGVLYGAAGQVDGLVRRILAELGPDALPVTVIVTGGLAELVHGRADTVTHHVPDLTLHGLRLTHLRHHRPR; encoded by the coding sequence GTGCTGCTCTGCATCGATGTGGGGAACACCCACGTCTCGCTGGGGCTCTACCCCGACACCGGGACGGGTGCGGAGGCGCTCGACCCGGAGCCGGAGCGGCGCTGGCGGCTGCGCACCGACACCAGTGCCACCGCCGACGAGCTGGACCTGACCGTCACCGGGATGCTCGGCGCCCACTTCCCCGAGGTCACCGCGGTCGCCGCGCTGTCCACGGTGCCCGGGCCCTCGCGGGAGCTGCGCACGCTGCTCTCGCGCTGGTCGGACCGGATGCGGACGCTCGTCGTCGGGCCGGGGGTACGGACGGGCGTGCCGCTGCTGGTGGACCACCCGCGCGAGGTGGGCGCGGACCGGGTCGTGAACTCGCTCGCCGCGCACCACCTGTTCGGCACCACCTGCGTCTGCGTCGACCTCGGGACCTGCACGAACATCGACGTGGTCACCGCGAAGGGTGAGTTCCTCGGCGGAGCGCTGGCCCCGGGCATCGACATCGCGATGCAGGCGCTGGCCGAGCGGGCGTCGTCGCTGCGGCCGGTGGACCTGGTCGAGCCGCGCTCGGTGATCGGCCGGACGACGGTCGAGGCCGTCCAGGCCGGGGTGCTCTACGGCGCCGCCGGGCAGGTCGACGGGCTGGTCCGCCGGATCCTCGCCGAGCTGGGCCCGGACGCGCTGCCGGTCACCGTGATCGTCACCGGTGGGCTCGCGGAGCTCGTCCACGGCCGTGCCGACACCGTCACCCACCACGTCCCGGACCTGACGCTGCACGGGCTGCGGCTGACCCACCTGCGCCACCACCGGCCCCGCTGA
- a CDS encoding nucleoside/nucleotide kinase family protein, whose amino-acid sequence MTLVDTPARTDRFDELVERARALAAGRRRAVLGIAGAPGAGKTTVALALVRALAATPPDGLGPGWVAHVPMDGFHLADVELDRLGRRHRKGAPDTFDADGYAALLARLRLTPGDDAGPVYAPAFDREIEQPVAGSVPVHPQCRLVVSEGNYLLLDTPRWRAVRAGFDAVWFHETDEALRLERLVARHVRFGKTLEAARVWVERTDEPNARLVEASRHRADLVVALPDHAPGPLPGEPS is encoded by the coding sequence ATGACGCTCGTGGACACCCCGGCACGGACCGACCGCTTCGACGAGCTGGTGGAGCGCGCCCGGGCGCTCGCCGCCGGACGACGACGGGCGGTGCTCGGCATCGCGGGGGCCCCCGGGGCCGGGAAGACGACCGTCGCGCTGGCCCTGGTCCGGGCGCTCGCCGCCACGCCCCCGGACGGTCTCGGCCCCGGCTGGGTCGCCCATGTCCCGATGGACGGCTTCCATCTCGCCGACGTCGAGCTGGACCGGCTGGGCCGACGTCATCGCAAGGGCGCCCCGGACACCTTCGACGCCGACGGCTACGCCGCGCTGCTGGCCCGGCTGCGGCTCACCCCCGGCGACGACGCCGGCCCGGTGTACGCCCCGGCGTTCGACCGGGAGATCGAGCAGCCCGTCGCCGGGTCGGTCCCGGTGCACCCGCAGTGCCGGCTCGTGGTCAGCGAGGGCAACTACCTGCTCCTCGACACCCCCCGCTGGCGGGCGGTGCGGGCAGGGTTCGACGCCGTGTGGTTCCACGAGACCGACGAGGCGCTCCGGCTGGAGCGCCTGGTGGCGCGGCACGTGCGCTTCGGCAAGACCCTGGAGGCGGCCCGGGTGTGGGTCGAGCGCACCGACGAGCCCAACGCCCGCCTCGTCGAGGCGTCCCGGCACCGGGCCGACCTGGTCGTCGCGCTGCCCGACCACGCCCCCGGCCCGCTCCCAGGGGAACCTTCGTAG
- a CDS encoding siderophore-interacting protein, whose translation MARPVTDLRVLRTERLSPHMVRVVAGGDGLAAFPVTEHTDRYVKLLFPLPGVEYPEPLDMDRVHAELPRDRWPAQRTYTVRSLDHAAGELVIDFVHHGDTGLAGPWAAAARPGDRLRMLGPGGAYAPDPDADWHLLVGDEAALPAICAALERIPAGRPVVAVLQVDGPGDEIDVPTGPGVDVRWLYRIDAGGDPDSEQLPAVVADLEFLPGRVHAFVHGEAIAVRELRRHLTRGRGVAKHDLSISGYWRRGRDEEGFRQFKAAEREREEATAATG comes from the coding sequence ATGGCCCGCCCCGTCACCGATCTCAGGGTGCTCCGCACCGAACGTCTGAGCCCGCACATGGTGCGCGTCGTCGCCGGTGGCGACGGCCTGGCGGCGTTCCCCGTCACGGAGCACACCGACCGTTACGTCAAGCTCCTCTTCCCGCTCCCCGGCGTCGAGTACCCCGAGCCGCTGGACATGGACCGGGTGCATGCCGAGCTGCCGCGCGACCGGTGGCCCGCCCAGCGGACCTACACCGTCCGCTCGCTCGACCACGCCGCAGGCGAGCTCGTCATCGACTTCGTCCACCACGGCGACACCGGCCTCGCCGGCCCGTGGGCGGCCGCCGCCCGCCCGGGCGACCGGCTGCGGATGCTCGGCCCCGGCGGCGCCTACGCCCCGGACCCGGACGCCGACTGGCACCTGCTCGTCGGCGACGAGGCCGCGCTGCCCGCGATCTGCGCCGCGCTCGAGCGGATCCCGGCCGGGCGACCGGTCGTCGCCGTCCTGCAGGTGGACGGTCCCGGCGACGAGATCGACGTGCCGACGGGCCCCGGGGTGGACGTGCGGTGGCTGTACCGCATCGACGCCGGGGGCGACCCGGACTCGGAGCAGCTGCCCGCCGTCGTCGCGGATCTGGAGTTCCTCCCCGGGCGCGTGCACGCCTTCGTGCACGGTGAGGCGATCGCCGTGCGCGAACTCCGCAGGCACCTCACCCGCGGGCGCGGCGTCGCCAAGCACGACCTGTCGATCTCCGGGTACTGGCGCCGCGGGCGCGACGAGGAGGGGTTCCGGCAGTTCAAGGCGGCCGAGCGGGAGCGCGAGGAGGCCACTGCCGCGACCGGCTGA
- a CDS encoding ATP-dependent Clp protease ATP-binding subunit, translating to MFERFTDRARRVVVLAQEEARMLNHNYIGTEHILLGLIHEGEGVAAKALESLGIALEGVRQQVEEIIGQGQQAPSGHIPFTPRAKKVLELSLREALQLGHNYIGTEHILLGLIREGEGVAAQVLVKLGADLNRVRQQVLQLLSGYQGKEPQESGTGGRGEGTPSSSLVLDQFGRNLTQQAREGKLDPVIGREKEIERIMQVLSRRTKNNPVLIGEAGVGKTAAVEGLGQAIVKGEVPETLKDKQLYTLDLGSLVAGSRYRGDFEERLKKVLKEIRTRGDIILFIDEIHTLVGAGAAEGAIDAASILKPMLARGELQTIGATTLDEYRKYVEKDPALERRFQPIQVSEPSVEHTIEILRGLRDRYEAHHRVTITDDALASAATLADRYINDRFLPDKAIDLIDEAGARMRIRRMTAPPDLREFDEKIANVRRDKESAIDAQDFERAAHLRDQEKTLLGEKAEREKQWKSGDLDVVAEVDGEQIAEVLGNWTGIPVFKLTEEETTRLLKMEDEVHKRIIGQEDAVRSVSQAIRRTRAGLKDPKRPSGSFIFAGPSGVGKTELSKALANFLFGEDDALIQIDMGEFHDRYTASRLFGAPPGYVGYEEGGQLTEKVRRKPFSVVLFDEIEKAHQEIYNTLLQVLEDGRLTDGQGRTVDFKNTVLIFTSNLGTQDISKAVGLGFSSGGDEKSNYERMKTKVNDELKKHFRPEFLNRIDDIIVFHQLNQEQIIQMVDLMIGRVEKQLANKDMGIELTDNAKKLLAHRGFDPVLGARPLRRTIQREIEDQLSEKILFGEIEAGQIVIVDVEGLDTSAEEGSNAWSDKAKFTFRGERKPSEPVPDTPPTALAGEE from the coding sequence TTGTTCGAGAGGTTCACCGACCGAGCGCGACGTGTTGTCGTCCTGGCCCAGGAAGAGGCCCGGATGCTCAACCACAACTACATCGGGACCGAGCACATCCTCCTTGGCCTGATCCACGAGGGAGAGGGCGTCGCCGCGAAGGCGCTCGAGTCCCTCGGTATCGCTCTGGAGGGCGTGCGACAGCAGGTCGAGGAGATCATCGGCCAGGGGCAGCAGGCCCCGTCCGGGCACATCCCCTTCACCCCCCGGGCGAAGAAGGTGCTGGAGCTGTCGCTGCGCGAGGCGCTGCAGCTCGGCCACAACTACATCGGGACCGAGCACATCCTGCTCGGCCTCATCCGCGAGGGCGAGGGCGTCGCGGCCCAGGTGCTGGTCAAGCTGGGCGCCGACCTCAACCGTGTCCGTCAGCAGGTGCTCCAGCTGCTGTCCGGGTACCAGGGCAAGGAGCCGCAGGAGAGCGGCACCGGTGGCCGTGGCGAGGGCACGCCGTCCTCGTCGCTGGTGCTGGACCAGTTCGGTCGCAACCTCACCCAGCAGGCCCGTGAGGGCAAGCTGGACCCGGTCATCGGCCGGGAGAAGGAGATCGAGCGGATCATGCAGGTCCTCTCGCGGAGGACCAAGAACAACCCGGTGCTGATCGGCGAGGCCGGCGTCGGCAAGACCGCCGCCGTCGAGGGCCTCGGCCAGGCGATCGTCAAGGGCGAGGTCCCGGAGACGCTGAAGGACAAGCAGCTCTACACCCTCGACCTGGGCTCGCTGGTCGCCGGTTCCCGCTACCGCGGTGACTTCGAGGAGCGCCTCAAGAAGGTGCTCAAGGAGATCCGCACCCGCGGTGACATCATCCTGTTCATCGACGAGATCCACACCCTGGTGGGTGCGGGTGCCGCCGAGGGCGCGATCGACGCCGCCTCGATCCTCAAGCCGATGCTGGCCCGCGGCGAGCTGCAGACCATCGGTGCGACGACGCTCGACGAGTACCGCAAGTACGTCGAGAAGGACCCCGCGCTGGAGCGCCGCTTCCAGCCGATCCAGGTGTCCGAGCCGTCGGTCGAGCACACGATCGAGATCCTTCGTGGTCTGCGTGACCGGTACGAGGCGCACCACCGCGTCACGATCACCGACGACGCACTGGCCTCGGCCGCGACGCTGGCCGACCGCTACATCAACGACCGCTTCCTGCCGGACAAGGCGATCGACCTGATCGACGAGGCCGGCGCCCGGATGCGCATCCGCCGGATGACGGCTCCGCCGGACCTGCGGGAGTTCGACGAGAAGATCGCGAACGTCCGCCGGGACAAGGAGTCGGCGATCGACGCGCAGGACTTCGAGCGGGCCGCGCACCTGCGCGACCAGGAGAAGACCCTGCTCGGCGAGAAGGCCGAGCGCGAGAAGCAGTGGAAGTCGGGCGACCTCGACGTCGTCGCGGAGGTCGACGGCGAGCAGATCGCCGAGGTGCTGGGGAACTGGACCGGCATCCCGGTGTTCAAGCTGACCGAGGAGGAGACGACCCGTCTGCTCAAGATGGAGGACGAGGTCCACAAGCGGATCATCGGCCAGGAGGACGCGGTCCGCTCCGTCTCGCAGGCGATCCGTCGTACCCGCGCCGGTCTGAAGGACCCGAAGCGGCCGTCCGGCTCGTTCATCTTCGCCGGCCCGTCCGGTGTCGGTAAGACCGAGCTGTCCAAGGCCCTCGCGAACTTCCTGTTCGGCGAGGACGACGCCCTCATCCAGATCGACATGGGTGAGTTCCACGACCGCTACACCGCCTCGCGGCTGTTCGGTGCCCCTCCCGGGTACGTCGGCTACGAGGAGGGCGGTCAGCTCACCGAGAAGGTGCGGCGCAAGCCGTTCTCGGTGGTGCTGTTCGACGAGATCGAGAAGGCGCACCAGGAGATCTACAACACGCTCCTGCAGGTGCTCGAGGACGGCCGTCTCACCGACGGTCAGGGCCGCACGGTCGATTTCAAGAACACCGTGCTGATCTTCACCTCGAACCTGGGCACCCAGGACATCTCGAAGGCCGTGGGACTGGGCTTCTCCTCCGGTGGCGACGAGAAGTCGAACTACGAGCGGATGAAGACGAAGGTCAACGACGAGCTGAAGAAGCACTTCAGGCCGGAGTTCCTCAACCGCATCGACGACATCATCGTCTTCCACCAGCTCAACCAGGAACAGATCATCCAGATGGTCGACCTGATGATCGGGCGGGTGGAGAAGCAGCTGGCGAACAAGGACATGGGCATCGAGCTCACCGACAACGCCAAGAAGCTGCTGGCCCACCGCGGGTTCGACCCGGTCCTGGGCGCCCGGCCGCTGCGCCGGACGATCCAGCGGGAGATCGAGGACCAGCTGTCGGAGAAGATCCTGTTCGGCGAGATCGAGGCCGGGCAGATCGTCATCGTCGACGTCGAGGGCCTCGACACCTCCGCGGAGGAGGGCTCCAACGCCTGGTCGGACAAGGCCAAGTTCACCTTCCGCGGTGAGCGCAAGCCGTCCGAGCCGGTGCCGGACACCCCGCCCACCGCGCTGGCCGGCGAGGAGTGA
- a CDS encoding histone-like nucleoid-structuring protein Lsr2 translates to MAQIKEVRLVDDLTGDAADETIEFGLDGRNYEIDLSDGNAKKLRDVLADYVAAARRAGGAARRRSSGSSGGAARRPSVDREQNQAIREWARNRGMKVSDRGRIPAEVLEAYHQEN, encoded by the coding sequence ATGGCGCAGATCAAGGAAGTCCGGCTCGTCGACGATCTGACCGGTGACGCGGCGGACGAGACGATCGAGTTCGGTCTCGACGGACGTAACTACGAGATCGACCTGTCCGACGGGAATGCGAAGAAGCTGCGCGACGTGCTCGCCGACTACGTCGCGGCCGCCCGTCGCGCCGGTGGCGCGGCCCGCCGGCGCAGCAGCGGCTCGTCGGGCGGGGCGGCCCGCCGCCCGTCGGTCGACCGCGAGCAGAACCAGGCGATCCGCGAGTGGGCCCGCAACCGCGGGATGAAGGTCTCGGACCGCGGCCGCATCCCGGCCGAGGTGCTCGAGGCCTACCACCAGGAGAACTAA